CGTCGTCATGGCACTCGAGGCAGTCCTCGCTCGTGGGGCTCTGGGCCGCGGCGAAGGGGACCGGAACGAGCAGGCAGACGGCCAGGGCCGCCGCCAGGAGGTGGGCTCGGCGGCTCCGACTCGTTGCGCCTGCGCGTGCTCGGCTCATGTGCGTCCCCTTTGGTCCGCCGCGCGACCCTCGGACCGGTCGAGCGCCCGTTCCCCTTGCCGGGCCTCTCCAGGCGATGCCAAGCCCCACGAGTTCGGTCGTTGGAATCGCGAGCGGATACGTCTAGGATCGGCCGGAACGGTCCCCTAAGTCCATGCGACGGCGGGAGGGACGGCGACGGTACTTTGGTAGCCGGGCGACTGTAGCGCCGGATCCGGGCCGGCGTCGCTACTACCTCGGTCGCATGCTCCCTACACCCTGCGCGCCCTTGGTTGGAGGGGTGCGTCGGGCCGAAACTAGGTGTGTATCGAGGGGGTTGAACTGGAACACGTACCGAGGAGGTGCTCCATGAAACGGATCGTCGTGGTTCTGGCGGCTGCACTGCTCGTGGCGGCCTGGGGAGTGGCTTCGGCCGAGGATGCCGCGCCGGCCAAGGAAGCTCCGGGTAAGGCGCTCTATCTGAAGTACAGCTGCAACTCCTGCCACACGATGGCGGCGCAGAAGATCGAGAAGAAGGCCGCGGCTTCGGAAGGTGAGGCGAAGGAAGCCGCCGCCACGAAGGAGGCCGGCGAGGAGACGTCGTCCACCAAGAAGAAGGCGCCCGATCTTTCGGCCGTCGGGACGGTGCACAAGGCCGACTTCATCGTGAAGTACATGCAGAAGCTCGAAGCGATCAAGGAAAAGAAGCACATGAAGAAGTTCAAGGGCACCGACGAGGAGCTGACGCAGCTCGCGGCCTGGCTCGTCGAGCAGAAGGACGTGGAAGCCGCGAAGAAGGCGAATGAGGGAGCCTCGAAGGAAGCCGCTTCGACGGAAGCCGCCAAGGAGGCTCCGGCCGAGACGAAGTAGGGAGAGACGAGAGTCGCGAAGCGGCTCGGATCCAACATCCCGGACTGCCACACGCGGACCCAGCCCAGCGGCTCGGGTCCGCGTGGCCATTTGCGGGCGATCCGGCGCGGCCCGCTCGTGGGCTAGCCCGCTTCGCGATACCTCGCGACGATCATCGTGACGTTGTCGGGGGCGCCGCGATCCAGGCTGGAGCCGAGGAGCGCGTCACACACCTCTTCCGGCATGGAGTGCCTGCCGAGAGTCGCGGCGATCTCCTCCTCGCTCACCGTTCCCGTGAGTCCGTCCGTGCAGACCAGGACCATGTCGCCGGGCTGAAGCCGGGTGTGGTGGATCTCGGCCCGGAACCACCCTCCGGAGCCGCCCACGACGCGCGTCAGCACGTGCCGCTGCGGGTGCCGGTCCACCTCGGCCTGCGCGATCGCGCCCTGGTCCGCGAGGCGCTGGGCGAGCGTGTGGTCGCGTGTGAGCCGCCTCAGGCCCCCGTCGTGGTACAGGTAGGCGCGCGAGTCCCCGATGTGGACCACGAAGAGATCGAGCCCGACGCTGTAGGCCGCGGTATACGTGGTGCCCATGCCGGCCTTGGCCGGATCCGCGGCCATCTGGCGCAGGAGGGCCGCGTGCAT
The Candidatus Eisenbacteria bacterium DNA segment above includes these coding regions:
- a CDS encoding c-type cytochrome, which gives rise to MKRIVVVLAAALLVAAWGVASAEDAAPAKEAPGKALYLKYSCNSCHTMAAQKIEKKAAASEGEAKEAAATKEAGEETSSTKKKAPDLSAVGTVHKADFIVKYMQKLEAIKEKKHMKKFKGTDEELTQLAAWLVEQKDVEAAKKANEGASKEAASTEAAKEAPAETK
- a CDS encoding protein phosphatase 2C domain-containing protein yields the protein MTPSRTKVEIAARSDRGKKREVNEDTYLVFRTGRFVERIQSNIPESDLGSHYEGGGYLMAVADGMGGMRAGEVASREALLEGFRLVLRAPRWLLSLDDPATRDREIEAFFERVHGYLAGMHAALLRQMAADPAKAGMGTTYTAAYSVGLDLFVVHIGDSRAYLYHDGGLRRLTRDHTLAQRLADQGAIAQAEVDRHPQRHVLTRVVGGSGGWFRAEIHHTRLQPGDMVLVCTDGLTGTVSEEEIAATLGRHSMPEEVCDALLGSSLDRGAPDNVTMIVARYREAG